The Megachile rotundata isolate GNS110a chromosome 11, iyMegRotu1, whole genome shotgun sequence genome includes a region encoding these proteins:
- the Rpt6 gene encoding 26S proteasome regulatory subunit Rpt6, translating into MTLTNKMEIDEKIAKGEGFKPYYITKIEELQLIVAEKSQNLRRLQAQRNELNAKVRMLREELQLLQEQGSYVGEVVKPMDKKKVLVKVHPEGKFVVDIDKNIDINDVTPNSRVALRNESYTLHKILPNKVDPLVSLMMVEKVPDSTYEMVGGLDKQIKEIKEVIELPVKHPELFDALGIAQPKGVLLYGPPGTGKTLLARAVAHHTECTFIRVSGSELVQKFIGEGSRMVRELFVMAREHAPSIIFMDEIDSIGSSRIESGSGGDSEVQRTMLELLNQLDGFEATKNIKVIMATNRIDILDPALLRPGRIDRKIEFPPPSEAARLDILKIHSRKMNLTRGINLRKIAELMPGASGAEVKGVCTEAGMYALRERRVHVTQEDFEMAVAKVMQKDSEKNMSIKKLWK; encoded by the exons ATGACGCTCACAAATAAG ATGGAAATAGATGAGAAGATCGCAAAAGGAGAAGGTTTTAAACCGTATTACATTACTAAGATTGAAGAGTTGCAATTAATTGTAGCtgaaaaaagtcaaaatttaaGAAGATTACAAGCACAGCGTAATGAGCTCAATGCAAAAG TACGTATGTTACGTGAAGAGTTACAACTTCTTCAGGAACAAGGGTCATATGTTGGAGAAGTTGTTAAACCAATGGATAAGAAAAAGGTTTTAGTTAAAGTACATCCTGAAGGAAAATTTGTAGTAGATATagataaaaacattgatattaaCGATGTAACACCAAATTCAAGAGTTGCATTGCGTAATGAAAGTTATACTTTGCacaaaattttaccaaataaaGTTGATCCACTTGTTTCACTTATGATGGTGGAAAAAGTACCAGATTCTACATATGAAATGGTTGGTGGATTAGATAAACAAATTAAAGAAATCAAGGAAGTTATAGAATTACCTGTTAAGCACCCTGAATTGTTTGATGCTCTTGGAATTGCCCAACCTAAGGGGGTACTGTTATATGGCCCTCCAG GTACTGGCAAAACTTTACTGGCAAGAGCAGTAGCCCATCATACAGAATGTACTTTTATTCGTGTGTCTGGTTCTGAATTAGTACAAAAGTTCATTGGTGAAGGTTCACGAATGGTTCGTGAACTTTTTGTAATGGCAAGGGAACATGCACCATCTATAATATTTATGGATGAAATAGACTCAATTGGAAGTTCTCGTATTGAATCTGGATCCGGGGGAGATAGTGAA GTTCAACGAACTATGCTTGAATTACTCAACCAATTGGATGGCTTTGAAGCTACAAAGAATATAAAAGTTATTATGGCAACAAACAGAATTGATATATTAGATCCTGCCTTATTACGACCAGGACGTATAGATCGTAAAATTGAATTTCCACCTCCAAGTGAAGCAGCACGtcttgatattttaaaaattcactcgagaaaaatgaatttaactCGAGgtataaatttaaggaaaattgCAGAACTTATGCCTGGTGCATCAGGAGCAGAAGTGAAG GGTGTATGTACAGAAGCTGGTATGTATGCTCTCAGAGAACGTCGAGTTCATGTTACTCAAGAAGATTTTGAAATGGCTGTAGCAAAGGTGATGCAGAAAGATTCAGAAAAAAATATGTCGATCAAAAAATTGTGGAAGTAA